One stretch of Sulfuricystis multivorans DNA includes these proteins:
- the ilvC gene encoding ketol-acid reductoisomerase: protein MKVYYDKDADLSLIKGKKVTIVGYGSQGHAHAQNLKDSGVKVTVGLRKGGASWAKAEKAGLKVEEIAKAVKGADVVMMLLPDETIPSVYYADVEPNLKKGAALAFAHGFNIHYNQVVPRDDIDVIMIAPKGPGHTVRSEYLRGGGVPSLIAVYQDKSGKAKDIALSYAAANGGTKGGVIETTFREETETDLFGEQAVLCGGLVELIKAGFETLTEAGYAPEMAYFECLHEVKLIVDLIFEGGIANMNYSISNNAEFGEYVTGPKVIGPEARAAMKEALRNIQNGDYAKQFILEGKTGYPAMTARRRLIAAHPIEQVGAQLRDMMPWIKARALVDKSKN from the coding sequence ATGAAAGTCTATTACGACAAGGATGCCGACCTCTCCCTGATCAAGGGCAAGAAGGTCACGATCGTCGGCTACGGCTCGCAAGGCCATGCCCATGCACAGAACCTCAAGGACTCCGGCGTCAAGGTCACGGTCGGCTTGCGCAAGGGCGGCGCCTCCTGGGCCAAGGCCGAGAAGGCGGGGCTCAAGGTCGAGGAGATCGCCAAAGCGGTGAAGGGCGCCGACGTCGTCATGATGCTGCTGCCCGACGAGACCATTCCGTCCGTCTATTACGCCGACGTCGAGCCGAACCTGAAGAAAGGTGCCGCGCTTGCTTTCGCCCACGGTTTCAACATCCACTACAACCAGGTCGTGCCGCGCGATGACATCGACGTGATCATGATCGCCCCGAAAGGGCCCGGCCACACGGTGCGTTCCGAATACCTGCGCGGCGGCGGCGTGCCCTCGTTGATCGCGGTGTATCAGGACAAGAGCGGCAAGGCGAAGGACATCGCGCTCTCCTATGCCGCGGCCAACGGCGGCACCAAGGGCGGTGTGATCGAGACCACCTTCCGCGAAGAGACCGAGACCGACCTGTTCGGCGAGCAGGCGGTGCTGTGCGGGGGGCTGGTCGAGCTGATCAAGGCCGGCTTCGAGACGCTCACCGAAGCCGGGTATGCACCCGAAATGGCCTACTTCGAGTGCCTGCACGAAGTGAAACTGATCGTCGATCTGATCTTCGAAGGCGGCATCGCCAACATGAACTACTCGATCTCGAACAATGCCGAATTCGGCGAGTATGTCACCGGCCCGAAGGTCATCGGTCCCGAGGCGCGCGCGGCGATGAAGGAAGCGCTGCGCAACATCCAGAATGGCGATTATGCCAAGCAGTTCATCCTCGAAGGCAAGACCGGCTATCCGGCAATGACCGCACGCCGTCGACTCATCGCTGCGCATCCGATCGAGCAGGTGGGGGCGCAGTTGCGTGACATGATGCCGTGGATCAAGGCCAGGGCCC
- the ilvN gene encoding acetolactate synthase small subunit produces MRHIISILIENESGALSRVSGLFSARGYNIDSLTVAPTEDPSLSRMTIVSIGSDDIIEQITKQLNKLIDVVKVVDLSEAPHIERELMLVKVRATGKDREEMKRVADIFRGHIIDVTESSYVIELTGDGAKLDAFLNAIDRSLILETVRTGVCGIGRGDRILKV; encoded by the coding sequence ATGCGCCATATCATCTCCATCCTGATCGAAAACGAATCCGGGGCCCTGTCGCGCGTCTCCGGCCTGTTCTCGGCACGCGGCTACAACATCGATTCGCTGACCGTCGCGCCGACCGAGGATCCATCGCTGTCACGCATGACCATCGTCAGCATTGGTTCCGACGACATCATCGAACAGATCACCAAGCAGCTCAACAAGCTGATCGACGTCGTCAAGGTGGTCGATCTGTCCGAGGCGCCGCACATCGAACGCGAGCTGATGCTCGTCAAGGTGCGTGCCACCGGCAAGGACCGCGAAGAGATGAAGCGCGTCGCCGATATCTTCCGCGGCCATATCATCGACGTCACCGAATCTTCCTATGTCATCGAGCTCACCGGCGACGGCGCCAAGCTCGATGCCTTCCTCAACGCCATCGACCGCTCGTTGATCCTCGAAACCGTGCGCACCGGTGTTTGCGGCATCGGCCGTGGCGACCGCATTCTCAAAGTCTGA
- a CDS encoding acetolactate synthase 3 catalytic subunit: MKPNRDWKNECGGPGSLDHAYCCQVSLRVSDALPDNDGTKKMQLTGAEILIRCLQEEKVDYVFGYPGGSVLFIYDELFKQDQVKHVLVRHEQAAVHAADGYSRSSDKVGVCLVTSGPGVTNAVTGIATAYMDSIPLVILTGQVPTAYIGQDAFQEADTVGITRPCVKHNFLVKDVKDLAATIKKAFYLAKSGRPGPVLVDIPKDITIQKTEFHYPKTVSMRSYNPVVKGHTGQIKKAVQLLLEAKRPMIYTGGGVILSNAAEKLTKLTHMLGFPITQTLMGLGGYPATDRQFLGMLGMHGTYEANMAMQECDVLLAIGARFDDRVIGNPEHFARNPRKIIHVDIDPSSISKRVKVDVPIVGNVPDVIDEIIRQLEASEGKPDAKHLAAWWKQIEAWRGKHCLKYKMGNDLIMPQYVVEKLYEVTGGDAFVTSDVGQHQMWAAQYYKFDKPRRWINSGGLGTMGFGLPAAMGVRFANPEATVACITGEGSIQMNIQELSTCKQFHLPIKILCLNNGYLGMVRQWQQMFHGNRYAESYVDALPDFVKLAEAYGHVGLRITKPADVEPALKEAFVKHKNQLVFLDFLTDKTANVFPMVAAGKGLSEMILAEEL; the protein is encoded by the coding sequence ATGAAGCCGAATCGTGACTGGAAAAATGAATGTGGCGGCCCGGGAAGCCTTGACCACGCCTATTGCTGTCAAGTATCGTTGCGCGTTTCGGACGCATTGCCCGACAACGATGGAACGAAGAAAATGCAATTGACAGGCGCTGAGATTCTAATCAGGTGCCTCCAGGAAGAAAAGGTCGACTACGTGTTCGGCTACCCTGGCGGCTCGGTGTTGTTCATTTACGACGAACTGTTCAAGCAGGATCAGGTCAAGCACGTGCTGGTGCGCCACGAGCAGGCGGCCGTGCATGCTGCCGATGGCTATTCCCGTTCGTCTGACAAGGTGGGAGTTTGTCTGGTCACTTCCGGTCCTGGCGTGACCAATGCCGTGACCGGCATCGCCACGGCCTATATGGATTCGATCCCGCTGGTGATCCTCACCGGGCAGGTGCCGACTGCCTACATCGGTCAGGATGCGTTTCAGGAAGCGGATACGGTGGGCATCACCCGCCCGTGCGTCAAACACAATTTCCTCGTCAAAGACGTCAAGGATCTCGCCGCCACGATCAAGAAGGCCTTCTATCTCGCCAAGAGCGGCCGTCCCGGCCCGGTGCTGGTCGACATCCCAAAGGACATCACGATCCAGAAGACCGAGTTCCACTATCCGAAGACCGTCTCGATGCGCTCCTACAACCCGGTGGTGAAGGGGCATACCGGTCAGATCAAGAAGGCGGTCCAGTTGTTGCTGGAGGCGAAGCGGCCGATGATCTACACCGGCGGCGGGGTGATCCTCTCGAACGCCGCCGAGAAGCTGACCAAACTCACCCACATGCTCGGTTTCCCGATCACCCAGACGCTGATGGGGCTGGGCGGTTATCCGGCCACCGACCGTCAGTTCCTCGGCATGCTGGGCATGCACGGCACCTATGAAGCCAACATGGCGATGCAGGAATGCGATGTGCTGCTGGCGATCGGCGCACGCTTCGATGATCGCGTGATCGGCAATCCGGAGCATTTCGCGCGCAACCCGCGCAAGATCATCCACGTCGATATCGATCCGTCGTCGATCTCGAAGCGCGTCAAGGTCGATGTGCCGATCGTCGGCAACGTGCCGGACGTGATCGACGAGATCATCCGCCAGCTGGAAGCCAGCGAAGGCAAGCCCGATGCCAAGCATCTCGCCGCCTGGTGGAAACAAATCGAAGCCTGGCGCGGCAAGCACTGCCTCAAATACAAGATGGGCAATGATTTGATCATGCCGCAATACGTCGTCGAGAAACTCTACGAGGTGACCGGCGGCGATGCCTTCGTCACTTCCGATGTCGGCCAGCATCAGATGTGGGCGGCGCAGTATTACAAATTCGACAAGCCACGGCGCTGGATCAATTCCGGCGGCTTGGGCACGATGGGTTTCGGCCTGCCGGCGGCGATGGGCGTGCGTTTCGCCAACCCTGAGGCCACCGTCGCCTGCATCACCGGCGAAGGCTCGATCCAGATGAACATCCAGGAGCTGTCGACCTGCAAGCAGTTCCATCTGCCGATCAAGATCCTCTGCCTCAACAACGGTTATCTCGGCATGGTGCGCCAGTGGCAGCAGATGTTCCACGGCAACCGCTATGCCGAATCCTATGTCGATGCGCTGCCGGACTTCGTCAAGCTCGCCGAGGCCTATGGCCATGTCGGCCTGCGCATCACCAAGCCGGCCGACGTCGAACCGGCGCTCAAGGAAGCCTTCGTCAAGCACAAGAACCAGCTGGTGTTCCTCGACTTCCTGACCGACAAGACCGCCAACGTGTTCCCGATGGTCGCGGCCGGCAAGGGGTTGTCCGAAATGATCCTGGCCGAGGAGCTGTGA
- a CDS encoding RNA polymerase sigma factor, with amino-acid sequence MASRAELSNFLASVERRAYKQALFAVRDEEVALDIVQDCMMRIAEKYGDRPVEELPPLFQRILQNAIRDHYRRSRTHADRFTSLSAFEGDEENPADALETLETDADANPFAGPLDALLQTETLNLVEEALQNLPPRQREAFLLRYWEGLDIAETAAVMGCTEGSVKTHCSRATHALAAALQAKGIRP; translated from the coding sequence TTGGCTTCCCGCGCCGAGCTCTCCAACTTTCTCGCCAGCGTCGAACGCCGGGCCTACAAGCAGGCGCTGTTCGCCGTGCGCGACGAGGAGGTGGCGCTCGACATCGTCCAGGACTGCATGATGCGCATCGCGGAAAAATACGGCGATCGACCGGTCGAAGAATTGCCGCCACTTTTCCAGCGCATCCTGCAAAATGCGATCCGCGACCATTACCGGCGCAGCCGTACCCATGCGGACCGGTTCACTTCGCTGTCGGCGTTCGAGGGCGATGAAGAAAATCCCGCAGATGCGCTGGAGACCCTGGAAACCGACGCGGATGCCAACCCCTTTGCCGGGCCGCTCGATGCACTGCTCCAAACGGAAACCCTGAATCTGGTGGAGGAAGCCTTGCAAAACCTGCCGCCCCGTCAACGTGAAGCCTTCCTGCTGCGTTATTGGGAAGGATTGGACATCGCCGAGACCGCTGCCGTCATGGGATGCACGGAAGGCAGCGTCAAAACCCATTGTTCGCGCGCCACCCATGCCTTGGCGGCTGCGTTACAGGCCAAAGGAATCAGACCATGA
- a CDS encoding DUF3619 family protein, with translation MNQEELFARQVCRVLDRETQNLDHEIVERLRAARERALQRQRVLVPKTVLVGADGTALMDGNEGRHPLRIWLAMLALLIGVGLAYVWNGYNQASENEEIDSALLADDLPPHAYLDKGFQAWLEQDSASGD, from the coding sequence ATGAACCAGGAAGAACTGTTTGCCCGCCAAGTTTGTCGTGTCCTCGACCGTGAGACGCAGAATCTCGACCACGAGATCGTCGAGCGTCTGCGCGCCGCCCGCGAGCGCGCCTTGCAGCGTCAACGCGTCCTCGTCCCCAAGACCGTGCTGGTCGGCGCTGACGGCACGGCGCTCATGGATGGCAATGAGGGGAGGCACCCGCTGCGCATTTGGCTCGCGATGCTCGCGCTGTTGATCGGCGTCGGCCTGGCCTATGTCTGGAACGGCTACAACCAGGCCAGCGAAAACGAGGAAATCGATAGCGCCCTGCTCGCCGACGACCTGCCGCCCCACGCTTACCTGGACAAAGGCTTTCAGGCATGGCTCGAACAAGATTCGGCCTCCGGGGACTGA
- a CDS encoding DUF3106 domain-containing protein, whose amino-acid sequence MARTRFGLRGLIRLLLVVGLLAGGGVHAALPRFEQPEWFQLTPEQRAILAPLAKEWGEMDAFRRKKWIGIAQRFPSMSPAEQESIQRNMREWARLAPEERRIAREKYKSLLRIDPEEREAIKQKWQEYSALSEQEKEALRHKVPAAPKVKTPKKPPASAPKPQARVATPRVAAPNSPISPIKPPKNPLRPNATTPLQPVPKPPAEDTGLATTPPDGAAVDSEVSE is encoded by the coding sequence ATGGCTCGAACAAGATTCGGCCTCCGGGGACTGATCCGGCTGCTTCTGGTGGTCGGTCTTCTGGCCGGCGGCGGCGTCCATGCCGCGTTACCCCGTTTCGAACAGCCCGAATGGTTCCAGCTCACCCCCGAGCAGCGCGCGATCCTCGCTCCCCTGGCAAAGGAATGGGGGGAAATGGACGCCTTTCGCCGCAAAAAATGGATCGGCATCGCTCAGCGTTTCCCGTCCATGTCGCCCGCCGAGCAGGAAAGCATCCAGCGTAACATGCGCGAATGGGCACGTCTTGCCCCCGAAGAACGTCGCATCGCCCGGGAGAAATACAAATCCCTGCTGCGTATCGACCCGGAGGAACGCGAGGCGATCAAACAGAAATGGCAGGAGTATTCGGCGCTCAGCGAACAGGAGAAGGAAGCTCTGCGCCACAAAGTGCCGGCCGCTCCCAAGGTCAAGACGCCCAAAAAACCGCCTGCATCGGCGCCGAAACCACAGGCGCGCGTCGCCACGCCGCGCGTCGCCGCACCCAACTCGCCGATTTCACCGATCAAGCCGCCCAAGAATCCGCTGCGGCCCAACGCCACCACGCCGTTGCAGCCCGTACCGAAGCCGCCGGCCGAGGACACCGGTTTGGCGACCACCCCACCCGATGGCGCAGCGGTCGACAGCGAAGTCAGCGAGTGA
- a CDS encoding RDD family protein: MNTASPSPFALASLRRRLASLFYETLLLAGALLVAFLLPQIILGMAFGIVAPGLFLIAHLVLVVATYFLWQWRHGGQTLAMKTWRLRLVGIDGAAPSLGQLLLRQILSWPSVLFYGAGLLWAFFDRDRQFLHDRLAGTRIIFVPPTTAAPPPPAGT, translated from the coding sequence GTGAACACAGCCTCACCATCTCCGTTCGCGCTCGCCAGCCTGCGGCGCCGCTTGGCCAGCTTGTTTTACGAAACCCTGCTGCTCGCCGGCGCGCTGCTCGTCGCCTTCTTGTTGCCGCAGATCATTCTCGGCATGGCCTTCGGCATCGTCGCGCCGGGGCTGTTCCTGATTGCCCACCTCGTCCTTGTCGTCGCTACCTATTTCCTCTGGCAATGGCGGCATGGCGGCCAGACACTGGCAATGAAGACCTGGCGGCTGCGCCTGGTCGGCATCGACGGCGCTGCGCCCTCCTTGGGCCAGCTGTTGCTGCGTCAGATCCTGAGCTGGCCCAGCGTGCTGTTTTACGGCGCGGGACTGCTGTGGGCGTTTTTCGACCGTGACCGGCAATTCCTGCACGATCGGCTGGCGGGCACGCGCATCATCTTCGTTCCACCCACCACAGCAGCGCCGCCGCCGCCAGCAGGAACATGA
- the lptG gene encoding LPS export ABC transporter permease LptG, producing MQVYERHLAREIYGDVLLVMAAFLALFAFFDLIHELESVGKGGYELHHALAFVTLSLPGRAYEILPIAVLIGTLYGLTLLAHHSEITVLRASGLATGELLLTLAKIGSLFVVLTLLLGEIVAPQTERMARQLQLTAKSSVVGQAFRSGLWVKDGRSFINVREVLPDIRLRGIRIYSFDDEFRLRSISEAEEGSYLPSGQWRLDNVAQTLFEDEKASVVRQPTVDWQSALNPDILAVLLVQADRMSLVNLYQYIRHLSENRQKTERYEIALWKKLVYPLAALVMMALAVPFAYIHERTVAVSAKVFAGVMLGIVFYMLNGLFSHLGIINHWTPWVAAVAPSVMFLLAAAALLWWVERR from the coding sequence ATGCAGGTCTATGAGCGCCATCTGGCCCGCGAGATCTACGGCGATGTACTGTTGGTAATGGCGGCATTCCTCGCCCTGTTCGCCTTTTTCGATCTGATCCACGAGCTGGAGTCGGTCGGCAAGGGCGGCTACGAGCTCCATCACGCGCTCGCCTTCGTCACGCTGAGCCTGCCGGGGCGGGCCTACGAGATCCTGCCGATCGCGGTGCTGATCGGTACGCTCTACGGCCTGACCTTGTTGGCGCATCATTCGGAAATCACCGTCCTGAGGGCTTCGGGTTTGGCGACCGGCGAGCTGTTGCTGACGCTGGCGAAGATCGGCAGCCTCTTCGTCGTCCTGACGCTGTTGCTAGGTGAGATCGTCGCCCCACAGACCGAGCGTATGGCCCGGCAACTGCAATTGACCGCCAAGAGCAGCGTGGTGGGCCAGGCCTTCCGTTCCGGGCTGTGGGTCAAGGATGGCCGTTCGTTCATCAATGTCCGCGAGGTATTGCCGGATATCCGTCTGCGCGGCATCCGCATCTATTCCTTCGATGACGAATTTCGCCTGCGCTCGATCAGCGAGGCCGAGGAGGGCAGCTATCTGCCTTCGGGGCAGTGGCGTCTGGACAATGTCGCACAGACCCTCTTCGAGGACGAGAAAGCCAGCGTGGTGCGGCAGCCCACGGTTGATTGGCAATCCGCGCTCAACCCCGATATTCTCGCCGTGCTGCTCGTCCAGGCGGATCGTATGTCGCTCGTCAATCTCTACCAGTACATCCGCCATTTGAGCGAGAACCGGCAAAAAACCGAACGCTATGAGATCGCGCTGTGGAAGAAGCTGGTCTATCCCCTGGCCGCGCTGGTGATGATGGCGCTCGCCGTGCCGTTCGCGTACATCCACGAGCGGACCGTGGCTGTGAGCGCGAAGGTGTTCGCCGGGGTGATGCTGGGCATCGTCTTTTACATGCTCAATGGTCTGTTTTCGCACCTGGGCATCATCAATCACTGGACGCCCTGGGTCGCCGCGGTGGCGCCGAGCGTCATGTTCCTGCTGGCGGCGGCGGCGCTGCTGTGGTGGGTGGAACGAAGATGA
- the lptF gene encoding LPS export ABC transporter permease LptF: MIFRRAAQRELAQTASAVFVALFAILLSVQLIRLLKAAATGATASEAVAALLGFGALQYLPVVLSLTLFVSILLTLSRAYRDSEMVIWFSAGLPLTAWARPVLRFALPVVLVIAVLALLLAPWAIAKRSEFMQRMDRRDDLARVTPGAFNESARGDRVFFVESVPETDGQPDQVRNIFISSVQHGRQGVVAAAQGHVEVAANGDKFIVLTRGRRYEGTAGQAEYRLMAFDRYALRIEAAEDTGHSEKSARSLSTWALLKEPSAANLGELVWRIGQPLSALVLALLAIPLSFVNPRAGRTNNLIFALLTFMIYNNLLSVSQAWVAQGRISFALGAWAVHLLMLILLIVLFWKRLAVFSPWRLLRG, encoded by the coding sequence ATGATCTTCCGGCGCGCCGCCCAACGCGAGCTTGCGCAAACCGCCAGCGCGGTATTCGTCGCCCTTTTCGCCATCCTTCTCTCCGTCCAGCTGATCCGTCTGCTCAAAGCCGCCGCAACGGGTGCGACTGCCTCCGAGGCCGTCGCTGCGCTGCTCGGTTTCGGCGCGCTGCAATACCTTCCGGTGGTGCTGTCGTTGACGCTGTTCGTGTCGATTTTGCTCACCCTGTCGAGGGCTTATCGCGATTCGGAAATGGTGATCTGGTTTTCTGCCGGCCTGCCGCTGACGGCTTGGGCAAGACCGGTGCTGCGTTTCGCTTTGCCGGTGGTGCTGGTGATCGCCGTGCTGGCGCTATTGTTGGCCCCCTGGGCGATCGCAAAGCGCTCTGAATTCATGCAACGCATGGATCGGCGCGATGATCTGGCGCGGGTCACGCCGGGGGCGTTCAACGAATCGGCACGCGGCGACCGGGTATTTTTCGTCGAATCGGTTCCGGAGACCGACGGTCAGCCGGATCAGGTCAGGAATATCTTCATCAGTTCGGTGCAGCACGGTCGGCAGGGCGTCGTGGCGGCTGCGCAGGGACATGTCGAGGTCGCGGCAAACGGCGACAAGTTCATCGTCCTCACCCGTGGCCGGCGCTATGAAGGCACCGCCGGGCAAGCGGAATATCGCCTGATGGCCTTCGACCGCTATGCATTGCGCATCGAGGCCGCGGAAGATACGGGCCACAGCGAGAAATCGGCCAGGAGCCTGTCGACCTGGGCGCTGCTTAAGGAGCCCAGCGCCGCCAACCTGGGCGAGCTGGTGTGGCGGATCGGCCAACCTCTGTCGGCGCTGGTGCTGGCCTTGCTGGCGATTCCGCTTTCTTTCGTCAATCCCCGCGCCGGGCGCACGAACAACCTGATCTTCGCCTTGCTGACCTTCATGATTTACAACAATCTGCTCTCGGTCAGTCAGGCCTGGGTGGCGCAAGGGCGCATTTCCTTCGCACTCGGTGCCTGGGCCGTGCATCTACTGATGCTCATCCTGTTGATCGTATTGTTCTGGAAGCGTCTGGCGGTGTTTTCGCCCTGGCGTTTGCTGCGAGGATGA
- a CDS encoding leucyl aminopeptidase produces MEFSIKSGSPEKQRTACVVVGVFEPRKLSLPAELLDNASRGYLSELLRRGDMEGKAGTTLLLHKVPGTEADRVLLVGLGKEREFRENEYRNAIATAVRTLNETGGFDGTLYLTELAVKKRDVAWRMRQAVMAAEETLYRFDQMKSKKDEVRRPLRKLTFCVERRTELGPAEQALNEGQAIAAAMQTMKDLANLPGNVCTPTYLAEQARTLAGELGLEIEVLGREQMEALGMHALLAVAKGSQQPPQFIILKYPGGKANDKPIVLVGKGVTFDTGGISLKPPQDMDEMKFDMSGAASVLATIKAAALMKLPLNVIAVVPSVENMPGGGATRPGDIVTSMSGQTVEILNTDAEGRLILCDALTYVERFEPDCVIDVATLTGACVIALGHVASGLLANHDSLARELIDAGNAAWDRAWQLPLFEDYQEQLKSNFADIGNIGGRPAGTITAAAFLSRFAKKYDWAHLDIAGTAYKTGKEKGSTGRPVPLLSHFLLDRAAKAGAAAPSKLGAGEMAQP; encoded by the coding sequence GTGGAATTTAGCATAAAGAGCGGCAGCCCAGAAAAGCAGCGCACGGCCTGCGTGGTCGTCGGCGTCTTCGAACCCCGTAAACTTTCCCTGCCAGCCGAACTGCTCGACAATGCATCGCGCGGCTATCTTTCCGAACTTTTGCGCCGCGGCGACATGGAGGGCAAGGCGGGAACGACTCTCCTTTTGCACAAGGTGCCGGGCACGGAAGCGGATCGGGTCTTGCTGGTCGGTTTGGGCAAGGAGCGCGAATTCCGCGAGAATGAATACCGCAACGCGATCGCCACGGCGGTGCGCACGCTCAACGAAACTGGCGGTTTCGACGGCACGCTGTATCTGACCGAGCTGGCAGTCAAAAAACGCGATGTCGCCTGGCGCATGCGTCAGGCGGTGATGGCCGCCGAAGAGACGCTCTACCGCTTCGACCAGATGAAATCGAAGAAAGACGAGGTGCGCCGCCCGTTGCGCAAGCTGACTTTCTGCGTCGAACGGCGCACCGAGCTCGGTCCCGCCGAGCAGGCGCTGAACGAAGGGCAGGCGATCGCTGCCGCGATGCAAACGATGAAGGACCTCGCCAATTTGCCCGGCAACGTCTGCACGCCGACTTATCTCGCCGAGCAGGCGCGAACCCTGGCCGGCGAGCTCGGACTGGAGATCGAGGTGCTCGGCCGCGAACAGATGGAAGCGCTTGGCATGCACGCGCTGCTGGCGGTGGCCAAGGGCTCCCAGCAGCCGCCGCAGTTCATCATCCTGAAATATCCGGGCGGCAAGGCGAATGACAAGCCGATCGTGCTGGTCGGCAAGGGCGTCACCTTCGATACCGGCGGCATTTCGCTCAAGCCGCCGCAAGACATGGACGAGATGAAGTTCGACATGTCGGGCGCCGCGAGCGTGCTCGCGACGATCAAGGCCGCGGCGCTGATGAAGCTGCCGCTCAATGTCATCGCCGTCGTGCCCAGCGTCGAGAACATGCCCGGCGGTGGTGCCACACGGCCTGGCGACATCGTCACTTCGATGTCGGGCCAGACCGTCGAAATCCTCAACACCGATGCCGAAGGCCGCCTGATCCTCTGCGATGCGCTGACCTATGTCGAGCGCTTCGAGCCCGACTGCGTGATCGACGTCGCCACCCTCACCGGCGCCTGCGTGATCGCACTCGGCCATGTGGCAAGCGGTCTCTTGGCCAACCACGACAGCCTGGCGCGCGAACTGATCGATGCCGGCAATGCGGCGTGGGACCGCGCCTGGCAGTTGCCGCTCTTCGAGGATTACCAGGAGCAGCTGAAGAGCAACTTCGCCGACATCGGCAACATCGGCGGTCGCCCTGCCGGTACGATCACCGCCGCGGCTTTCCTGTCGCGCTTTGCGAAGAAATACGACTGGGCGCATCTGGACATTGCCGGCACCGCTTACAAAACCGGCAAGGAAAAGGGTTCGACTGGCCGGCCGGTGCCGCTGCTCAGCCATTTCCTGCTCGACAGAGCCGCGAAGGCCGGTGCCGCCGCGCCAAGCAAACTCGGCGCTGGCGAGATGGCACAGCCGTAA
- a CDS encoding DNA polymerase III subunit chi, which produces MTRIFFLHGAADRIQAAALWLQRAWLERVLRPAKGPAMLVYAPAEEDAERLDRLLWTQPALSFVPHCRADSPLAGETPILITGRLDEPPVDTCLVNLSNELPATFSRFEYLVEVVSTSDADRVPARSRFKFYRDRGYALENHDISGGVQCAPMMI; this is translated from the coding sequence ATGACGCGCATCTTCTTCCTGCATGGTGCCGCCGACCGCATCCAGGCGGCAGCACTTTGGTTGCAGCGCGCCTGGCTCGAGCGCGTCCTCCGTCCGGCCAAGGGTCCGGCGATGCTCGTCTATGCCCCGGCGGAGGAAGACGCCGAACGCCTCGATCGCCTGTTGTGGACGCAGCCGGCGCTCTCTTTCGTGCCGCACTGCCGCGCTGACTCGCCGCTCGCCGGCGAGACCCCGATCCTGATCACCGGGCGGCTCGACGAACCACCAGTGGATACCTGCCTCGTCAACCTGAGCAACGAGCTACCGGCGACGTTCTCGCGTTTCGAGTATCTGGTCGAGGTCGTCTCGACTTCCGATGCCGATCGCGTGCCGGCACGCAGCCGGTTCAAGTTCTATCGCGACCGCGGCTATGCGCTCGAAAACCACGACATTTCCGGGGGAGTGCAATGCGCGCCGATGATGATCTGA